tctccttcctcacccCCTCAAACCTCCTCTTGGAACTTCCCAGGACTAAAAATGTAGGCAGTGGCTTGGTACTTTCTTTCACAAGCTGGAAAGAGCAGCTGTGTAGGGCTAAGGTTGGGGACTGAGGATTATGGCAGGAGCAGTTAAACTACACAATTAAGCAGAACTTGTGCCATGTCCTTTGAGGACAACTATTCTACTTGTAAGTacttatatagtatataaatatatttataacaaatatatgCTCATTTTGTTATCTAAAAGTAGACTAAGAACTCTTGAGTTTTGGTTAATTGAATTTGAACTACATTGGCAGATGGATGCTTCTGTTCAGAAATGAGGGATGCCTTGGTGCTCTAAGACTCTCAGCATCCTAAACATTTAAATCTAAGACCCTTAGGTATTACCTAAGTCCTATGACCTCACTTTatggatgggaaaactggaatccAACGAGGGAAAGTGATTTGACTGAACCAGAATCCAGGTTTGGCAATTTGGGTAAATGCTCTATTTGTTCACATTTAGATTAGAACAAATGATACAAAATTTGATAAAACATGCCATTTggaaaatcaaaatcttacatTTAAGCACAAAAAGATAACCCTTTTACAcagttactttatatttttttaaattgtaagaaTTTTTGACAAGTCATAACAAGAAATCCTAGATtcttttgaatattaaaatagTGATCACACTTCTCTCAATTCAGTATGTTTGTAATGAAACGATCACATGCAAAGTAGTCTTTtgtagacaaaaatgaaaaacaacagtTCTTGTTAAGCTTATACTGTAATGGAGGAGAAAGGTTtctataaaagtatatattagCTATAAAATACACATgcaacatgcatatatgtatgataCACAGAATAGTGTGACTGAGGATAAAGTAATCAAGGTAAGACTTCATGAAGCTGATTAGTATctagagtattaaaaaaaaaaaaaaaaaaaaaaaagttcgcCCATAGCCAGTGAATAAAATCCAAATTACTTAGGTTAGGCTATCTTTCTCCAACTTATCCTATTTTTATTACTGATTGTAGCATGTTTTATCTCTTATGACCCTTATTTTTAATAAGGTTATAATTATTACCTGATAATAGTGAATGTGTTTTAATTTGTGAATATGATTTACTCCTGCCTTCTAGATTTTAGGTTCCTGAAGGTAAGGGCCATATTCAGCTTATTTTTTGTGTTCATGTTATCTAATAAACTAAACTGAACATGGAAGGCTGAATTCTCCTCCAAAACAGCAAATGAGAAATTTTAGCGCTACTAAATTATGTAGCTCAccatttcaaaaagtttatagaTAGAAAACCCGAAACACTTGGCAAAAGGATGATATAGAAATTTAGGGTTCTTTGAATGCTAACAAGGCCACACATAATTACTTTTGGGCTCCTAATTTTCTAAAAGTGCTCCCCCCCCACATTAGCCTAtatttttatagaagagaaaactgaagtttaataaagtaatatttaCAAAGCTACCGAATGGCAGAGTTGAGactcaaatccagatcttctgattccaggatCAGTGCTATTCCCATTTTCTCACCTTGCCTTTCACACACCTAACCTAATCCTATTGTCTAGTAGGGCCTACTCAAATTCAGTATATTATCAGAAATTTTTGTGTTTTCAAATGAAACATTGAGGCAATTAAATGTTTGCTCAGATTCAAACTTTTTAAGCAAAGATAAGCTAGTTAGCAATACTGGAAGGCTAAAGaagtagttttgaaatttataaCTTAGTACTACCCAAAGCTTACCCCTGAAAAGAAAAAGTTGCCAACCCCtttttgcaaaaatttttaattttaacaaaccTTCATTGCTGTAAACTACTAAggttaaaaaaattcttcaccTGCTGGTTTAGATGTGAACTGTCACCTCTCATatcataaaatctttttaaacaaTTTCAAGATAGTATCTTAGATTTCCAAAGTAGTTTTCTTCAGGCTACCACAGTCCTACCAGAGTGATGCTATATTTTCAAAGATTACAGCAGTGGAATTCGGGTCCTAAATTAGGAAAGCTTTAAAGTCTAGTAGTGAACTGCATTTACTGAGGAACAGCTGAGTTGAGAATGTCCCCGGTGGTGATTCTTTTGGCCATACCAGTTTTTAAAGATCCAATAAAAAGATACTCAACATCTGGGACATGCTGGTGAAAAGAACCAAACCAGTAAAATTAGAGATCCTTAAACTACTTTTGAGTTTTTACGGCAATTAAGGGCTATTTGGGAGGGAGGATAGATGTTCAAAACCACTATGCCAGCTAAAAACATGGTTGGTCATCAGTAACtgaaatgatggaaagaaaataagatatggGAACTTGAATATCTGTGCTTGACTGATCAGGGAACCATACTTATAGTTCTGTACCTATGTATAGTAATTATAGATTGGTTAAGGCCTAAGCGTAGAAGCAGTGTACCTGACAATACCTTTCTGGTATGATATAGGCCACAATAGAAACTGGGCCACATACAGTTTCTGGTAAATGCTATTGTTTTAAACCACAAGAACAAACATTTCACTTCTCAAAATAGGACAAATTTGGGTTTTGGCTTAACTTGGGACTTGAGACAAATAGAAGAGAGTTATAACAACTTCCAAGTTTGGGCCCAATATCATTAGAAATTATGAAATTGAATCATGAATGTAAAGTGGGCATTTCATTTTCATGAAAGGTTATTCTCTCCATGCTAGCCTTCCCTTACCTCAGTGGTACCTCTGATGGTGACTTGTGTGAGTGTAGGCTTGGAATTCCTGCATTGAAGCATTCAGGGATGGAGGTCCCAGGGTGCTGCCCAGTTCAATTATGTCTGTTGAGAGTGAGTGGATAACATTTCATAGCAAGATAACAGAAATAATTGTCTATAGCTTATTAAATCCATGAAAATGggcattttctcatttatatatcagtttctaaaatggaaatgttttctagattttcaAGGAGGCAACTActtgtatattttgaaaaagatgTCAAGCAAAAATTAGTTCAAGGCTatgagaaagaagatagaagGAAATCCTCATAGGAAAAGAGCTCCTgtagagtaaaggaaaaaaaacataaaattgtcTTGATTTCAGCTTTTGATTCGCTGAAGAGAATCCAACTATCCATGTCTGGATTTGTAAAATCAGATTTCAACAAAATCTGTTATCACTAAACTTAGAAAGCAAGATTAATTCAGGAACTTTATATAActaacacaactgaaaaaaaaaatcaacagagctttctctgtatttgattttgCACTGAAacacagaaaattattttttatataatttgggcaaggttttttttaaagcaaatctatttaaaattttgaatcacAAACTAGGTAACAACCAATgcttatagctttttttttttttctgttcaactGATAAAGgtcttaattttgattttatctaaaataaaaaaaaattggggagatTTACTCAGATTTTCAAGCTCAAGTAGAAAAATGACTTGAAAATAATTATCTACATTTATAATTCattcatacattttatttaatgtcATCATACAGTGGACAACCCCAATAGTATTTTGCAATTATCAAATATTTGTAAGGTTCTTTAGCTGTAATAAAGACCACGTAACAGCTAAAAAACAGCTGTGTGAAACAAACTTTTTCAAAACTAAAAAATCCCAACAATACTGATATTAAAGCTTCATTAGTATTGCAACAGTTAAGAATTTAATTTACCAATATTTTGTTAGAAAGGCTTGTTATGAAATTTATTCAAGTTTTCAAGAAATtagatgaaaatgtaaaaaaagaaaatacatctgATTTTACTAATGATTTTCATTAAAGGTAAATAATACAGATTTTGTACAGTATCACCATTAGCAGTCCTGAACAAACCCAAgaatacagaaattaaaaaaaaaaaaaattcttgtataTTAGATTCACATTCAGGTTGCAAGACAGCAATTTAGTGATCTGGATATTTCATATAACATATGCATTaatgaatgaaatatattaatagCTTTCTCTTATATGGCAGgggcatatatttttaaaatagataaccAAGTTCCAAAGGTCATAGTTGAATatagggggaaattttataattgATGAGTCAGTGAGGTTATTAGCCCTCAATCATCCTTTATTATACCACAAGGTCATGCTGTATTTTTGGCTTTGTTAATTGAAGCAGTAAGCATTTTGCTGTCACAAATAATCATTATTAGTCCTGACTTAGGATGATATGAAGGGTTTAAGGAAGGCATTggctttcttcccctcccccaattatGTACACAAGACTGCAGAAATGTCAACTTTTGCTTTTGTCACTCAGATCATATGACAAATGATTCATTTTAATTGTACTATGCCTGAGGCTGATACAGAAAATCTTATGTTGGGAAATAAAAATGACTACTAAGAATCTGAAATTACCCAGTACCGAAAATATCACCTGTCAGAGAGAAATGCCCTTTTACAATGGAAACATAGGCAAACTGCTCTTCCCATTCACCAATACTTATATAGCATGAGGTATTGAATATGGTTTAAATACTGAGCAAAAATTATTATACTAAAACATATTGTAGCACACACCTCTTGAATCTGAAAACCTTGTTAAAAGGTGGTTATATTATCCCCTGGACAATCAACTATCAAGTTTCATTTACAGAGTTCTGAAAGTTTATTTATACAGATTGCCACCCTGCCTTAGTCCTTTGACATTTTTCTAAGTGATAACTTGAAGCTTGTCCCAGCATGGAAACCAAGAGTACTTTTCTTTAGTCAAGAGGTTTCAGGAAGTTGTGAGcagaaaaaaacttcaaataaataaataaatacaaatttgagaagaaaatttCAGGATCTATTACATATGCAGAGTCAAGTGAGTGAATTACTCCCTAAGGTATTTTCTGTGAGatgatataaaatgaattttaaacattttccaagtATGAATTGTGGATACACGTGTCTGTCAGTATACTCACAGATAAATGAAAGTTTAAAGTTCTGGTTTTCTCCTCCCCCCATCAAAGCTATTTTAGTTTTAGTCTAAAGTGAAAAATATGGGAAATTTTTGCTATAGTTTCCtcctgtccattttttttttcatcattcttttaGGCCCAGCCAGAAGCTTCAAGGGGCAGTATTTACATAAATTTCTCTCCTTCAAAAAGTATAAGATGTAATATACTGaaaacactggaaaaaaaaaaaaaaaaccgaaaaCACCTTCCCAACAGTTGTAGTAAAATTGCAATAAAAACAAACTTGCTTTCAAAAAAAACCAaccccccccctcaaaaaaaaaaaaaaaaaaaaaactggagttaAGATGATAGATGCTAAATCCCCACTGTGCAACATGAGAATCAAAAATGGTTTAATCCCAATCCACAAGAATCAGTCTTGGCTatgtgaatggaaaaaattagTATCAAACTGGACTATGGAAATAGTGACTCAAAAAAAGATAAGGCATGATAAGGGAAATAAatgccttattattattattactagccAGAGACTGCTGAAAGTTCTAATGagcaatttgtggttttcttaaaCTTCTCATAAAGTTAAAACACTTATCAGGTTGGAAACAAGCCACACTCCACCttaaatttagtatttcatttaGGTTTATTGCCTCTTTAtaatctaatcagaaaaaaaaagccaactgaACATGTTTTTCAATTTATGTTCTTCCTCTGTTAACTGTTgtgtttttatttccaaatttctatcAAAAGAGATGTTCTAGCCCAAAGTCTTTGGAAAACTATTGAGTATGGAAGCTCAAGATTTGAAGCTCAAcgtttaaataacaaaaaattcacaaaaaggTTTGAAATTGGCTGATCTGAGAGCTATGCAACATCCTGTCTGTTTTAGGATATATTAGTGCTTTTGCAAACAGTTTGAGAATGGAGAAAGATCCACCCATCCCACTGTCTTCTGGGCAATTTGTGGAGCCACATTAGTTCTGGTCCAGTAGAATACCTTGCATTCTGTCCTCCTGATTAGAGAAGGAGAAGTATTTTGATGGCTGTCAAAAAAAGGGGCAACAAGTCAAGAGGGATAAGTCGTCAGAGGACGACTATGATGTCATCTACTATGTCTgcttatctttgtatccccaatgctgaGTACAAGTACATAgtgttttaataaatacttgctgaatgaCCCACTGTGAGTCTATACTCCTGAGATGGTTGGATCTAAGCATAGTAGAGTCCACTCTATCCCTATTCCTTCACTGTAATCCAGTTcactaaagtaaaaagaaagtatatatgaTGAAATGGGGATGGAGAAGTAATGGGGCAAAATACACACAGGATACAGAATCTTAAGGATATATTTGCTGGAATGTAAAACTCGGCCccaaatattttcatgtattcAAAAATTCTTATTCTCAGCTCATTCATTCTACTTATATACTTGGCAAAAGCCCTCTGTCCCTGCTCTCACAACCTCATTTCCAAGCAACAAAAATTCTATTTGACAGTGAAATTCAATTACatttgaaggaaatgaggaaaaaagtttaaatgtcAATCTACTTGAAGGTATAATCTAGCCAAATTATACTAATTATactaaaaaaaaccccacaatatttatattaatgtGCAATAATATATTAGCATCTTAGAGACCAGGATAACTTCAGTATGAATATGACTTACCTGTCTTTAGCCACTTTCCACAGTGGACAATTACTCAATCTTGAATTTTGAAACTGCATACTCAATGTCTCAGAAGCATTTGAAACAGGATTTCTAAAAATGTCTATGCACAAAACTGCATAAACGATGTTGGttattaatttgcttttctaaCAATCAAATTCAGACTGATCTAAAGTTGAAAAGGTCTGCTAAAATGTTTATCTTTAGTTATCTCTAGGGATCAGTTAACATTTAGGAACAAAGGACCATATTTTGTAAGACAGGGCATTGTCTAACATTCCTCCTTTTCCAGGAACAAATATTCTGGGATATGTAACAAAATAAAGTACAACTGAAAAGTGCTTTGTGActttaatacaaaaagaaaaaaaaaaaagatttttactgcttttatttttattacatatttttatttctattacaagGTAATAGAAACAGACTTTTCATTAAGGAGtttcataaatataaatttaatggaTCCAGCCATTATATGTGCAGAAAACTAGGCCTGGATGAAACCTGATTCCAGCAAATTCTTTAAAGAGTTGCAGGCAGCACCAGTGTAAATGGCTACAACATATCATTCAGTTACCCTTTAACTAAATCATTCATCAAGAGATACAAATCATTagattttttacttattttaacttTGGACTAATACATGTTCTGATTATCTGAAGATTTAATGAAGTAGACCATAATATAACCACAAACCTTAATGCcaagaataaaaattatcaagCAGGAAGTTGtcattttgacaaaatatagtcAAAAGAATCAATTTTACCATTCTGAATATTAGAAGAGAAGTGCTTTAAATAAGTGATAAGATAAATTATGAATTACAACCAAATACTGTAGATTAAAGCAACACGAGTCCATTGACTTGAGTATCAAAATTTTTTAGAAAACTCTACCTAGCAACTCTCCCCTCCTTGATACCCATCAATTGATCACGAGTTCCAAAGTAGTAGCTCTCTGTTTATTTAGAAACAATATCAAAATGAGAGTTCCAAGAGCTAAACTATTCACCAGTGTATAACACTCATTTGGGTATCacaaaacataatttaaaaacaaaaagacccGAAGCCACAAATTACCTCAAATTCTGTCTGTTTCCTTTGGGTATAAAAACAAAATCGAAACAAATTCAATCTGTACTTTTAAGCCTTTGGGAATATAttactttttataaaaagaaactaagaagcTTGCCTGAGGCCTCTAAGTCTAAGCTGGAGTTTCACCAAAAATACttgcttctcccttttccctcaggttccatcccccctccccccaaaagagCAGAGTATTGGGTACAAATTATCTTGGCTTATATATGACAAAGAGGCACTTTTGATGACTTGTCAGACTTCTTTGAGTCTATGATTCCTTTCACCTTACAGGCTTTTAAGTAGTACAGGATATGTACTTAGACCACCACTCTTTTCAGAATCTCAAGCAAAGTGCTACAAAACCACTTCTTTGAAAAGATGTTTATTAAACAACTTTAATTCTGTCATAAAATGACTAAGAtgggttttaaaaattaaggcTCTTGTCTTTGGATGGATTGCCATAACAATGTAAAAAGAATATCAACACTGCTCAATGCTTTGTTCCTAAAGTTAAATTTTAGATAGATTCATAAACCACATTCAAGATcaagttgaaaaaaatttgaCTATAAATGACAATTAGTGACTTTGAAATGAACACACATTCTCTCATTAGGTGCATAATAGCCTAGTAGTCAGTGAGTTTAAGCAAAACTACTTCAGTCAAAGCAGAAACTTTCAATTTAGCATTTTTAAATCACTGTTTTTCCACATTgctgtgattttcctaaaatcaagAGTCTAATATAGGAACACTAACTGATCCTTAGGGCTCTATGTACTCCCAAAAGGATAACTGTCTTGGCTggtaatttgtatatattttccttttttaatgtacTATGGTGAGATGTCAAATGATTCGGAATTACATGGCATGCAGTATCCAAAATTATGGCTCTGATGCATTTAGCTTTACATTAAGCATAAAGAAGTgtcattcaacattcattttataccCCATCCCTCccacaagggggaaaaaaatcactaccTATTCAAGTCTAGATCTTGATGCAGCATTAAGGATTAAAACTTACCACTTTACCAGGCCTTGCCCATGTGCAAATAAATCCCTCCTGACAAGCAGTGACTATACagtcttcaagaaaaattaatacaGTCAGTCTTTCATGTGCtatctttttacagataagaggcTCTAATAAGGGAACATCTTCCATTCGGGGGCACAGAGAAGTTCCCAAAGTTTTAGCTGGGTCCGTTTTGGTTTTAGTAACTAGGTTCAGTTTGTCACTACTCTTGCTAGATATATGTCCCATACTATGATTTCGCTTGTGATCTTTGTCATGGTGTCTTTCTTTCCGGTCATGTAGTGAGAGAGTTGCGAATTTGCTGACACCAGAAGCAATGGCACCATCCAGGACACTGCTTTTACTGCCGGCATTTGAGACTGCAGAGTGTGGAAGGCTGTTGGACCGTGGAAGAGGCGGGGGCACAGAATTTCCAGGCATTGTGATGCTGTTTCCATTGCTTCCTGGGTTGGTTCCACCACTTCCTGCAGGTGGACTTGTGGCATTCATGACATTTGTATGTGTCCTTGCTCTGGAGAGGGGTTGGTGGGGAAAAAGAATGTCTTCTGTAAGGTCCCATAAACAGAGTTGTGTATCTTGGCCCACTGAGCCAAACCTATATGTAACGCTTACTGGGCGACTATCTGTAGAGTTCCTTTTTGATAACCTAGATTGCGTACTATTTGCTCGATCTCTGCCAAAATGAAGGAGGTCTTGAAAATCCTCATCACTGCCACTAAATTCCATTGGATCACTTTCTTCTACACTAGTGGTATATGGATCAAATGCTACAACGCTGACCCATGATTTATGTCCATGGCCTCTAGCTATTACTCGACAGTCCACAAAAGACCAAACTGTAACCAAGTCATCCTCTCCACCTGTTACAATATATTTTCCATCTGGGCTCCAACAAACACATAGTAGTCCTCCAAAGTAGCTTTTCATTGTACCGTGCAACTCCACTGAATCAAAGTTAAATACCCGGAGAAAGCCATCTTGGCTCACACATGCTAAGAACTTCCCATCTGGGGAAAAAGCAAACTCATTCAGGGAACCTTCTCCCACTGTCCACTTAAGGAGAGGGTTTCTTGTGGACTTGCTCTTGCAAGTGTGGACTGCAAAGCTTTCTCCTTGCTTAAGTAGCTGGTAGTGTGGAGCTGTGGTACCACAAGTGTGTTCCACATTATATAAGTACATATTACCACTGGAATGAGCTACTAGGAAAAGGTTTTCCGAACCTGGCACCCATTTTACACAGGTTACTCTGGATTTGTCTATTAGTCTCTGtgaaaataaagcagaaaacaaatggctgtcaaaatgaagaaattttacatttcaaaacTGTCAATTAAGAAAATGCATTTAAGATGCTCTGAATTACATGAGACTTGGTTTTCCTCTTCAagttaggaaaacatttttcctagGTTAAGATCCTTCATTTAGAcattattgtatatatgtgtatatatatatatacatatatatatatattttactatcaAGAACATATAAAAAGAATCAATTTAATAACATCTTTACTTATTTGCCTCATATGACAGGGAACCATTGTTCAAACCTGTCATCAAAAACCTTAGGAATGATGCAGACATTATTTACTGACTACaaaatttatccttttctttaatAGTGCAACCactaaaaatattatcttttgtgCCACAagttcttaaaatgataagatcTTAAGATATCACTTAGAATTATCAGTGTTCTTATACTTTTTCCCAGAATATTACCCAATCCTCAAATAGTCACTATTGACAATGGTCAACTGTTTTGTTCAGGCTTCAACAACTTTGAAGTCACACATTCTCATAATTGATTGGAATTTCACAAATGTCATCTTGTGTCCCTGGAGTAAAGTTGATcctttagttttctttcaattattttaaataaatgtttctctatatttttaCTAAAATGAAGAAGTAACTTGTTCAATAGttctttttagaaattaaaactaaataGTGGGCTGTGATGCAGCTGCTGCTAATAGTAATACGCCGGTAATGCAGATTTTTAAACTTATTATTCACTATTACATAACTGTATGAAGTCTCACAAAAGCTACAATCTATATGGCAGGTTGTCTACCAGCAGGTGGTTCAGAATTAAGAAACAATTTCAAAACTGGGATTGAACTACAATGTTCAAACATTCCATCTAAAATATGGAAACTAGGCCACCTATTAACTTAGACATGAATAAAAATGACTCAAAGGAtgttaaaaactggaaaaaaaaaaactttaagagtaacactcattttcatttcaaagacgaggaaattgaggtaatTAAGCATGACCTTGAAATGTGTGGCCAGAAACATTGCTAGCTCAATCCCTGTGATACTTTAAGggtaaaaatttataattatatctgAAAACATCACAATAGAATTcatatcatttactttttaagggatcaaataaaatactaaactaATGAGAAAAGTAAATGCTACTTATGTTTACTCTAAAGCTGTTGGAATTTTTAGACTTAATTTATATAGGATAAAGTTCAACTGGTTTTTACTACAAtgaaatgtttttagtaggagaCACAAAGTCAAGGACCTTTTGCTTGCTTCTTTTACTATCCATTATAATTATTCTTGACATATAGGTTACAGTCTCTCAACACAAATTCATACAGTAATTATAACAGtaattaacaactttaaaaaatgtgaatttttcaaTGACAAGGGTCGCTGATACTGGGTAGGACCTTCCTAAAACTTTCGGCGATTTCAATTTTTatagtaaataacaaaaaatgccAAAATATACATATGAACAGACAGGTTCAGTAGTAATCATTGGGTTAGAGGGGAAGAATTAATGTAGACAGACAAAAATGGTTAAAGAATTTTTACCATAattacttttcctttaggaaatgaTTATTTCAAAGTTtcggtgtgtgtggggggaaccAACAACTATATATCTGTCATCTTAatcaacattaaaaaattatttcatgtgaTTATTATGGACATTTTTGCTTTTATGGGAGTAACAAAAATGGCAGCaaaaaatgataatgaatttGTTCCTCAAAGTCCTATTAGGTAACTCATTCATTTCTAAACCAAAGCCCTTCTTTGTAAGGCATAGCAAGTCAGAGCCTGCCCAAAGTAGCAGATACCTTGGACACTCCAGAGAAGTCATTGGTAGGGAAAGGAGATGGCTCTATTAAATGGTCTTGAGAATCATGAGATTACCCTAACTTTCCATACTCTTTGCTATTATAATGTCAATCTATCTTTATTCTTCCAattcatttcaccaattctggCTCTACCCTGTCCCTTTCTATACCTAGACTTTAATAGCCTATTACTTTAAGAATAACTTTTCCCTGTCCCACCTACCCTAAAACTATTGCCATTTCCAATCTGAATCCTCAAGGACCCTGACCACCTCTCCTCTCTCCATTTTCATTCTAAGGCTAATAGATATCAATGGAGGAAAAAAGTACCCTAAAACTTGATTTTACTAGGCAAAAAAATGTTATACAACCTTAATTTGGTCCTTACCTTTGTTCAACAATCTTTCTATTCTATCcttattaatttctttctcattaccTAATCTGTTTCAAATCTCTCTCCTGTTGTCCTCATTAAAGCACATCATTTAACTTCAGGCTTCACTGAGGCCATGTAATAGCACTTCTTCCTTCACTCTTTAGaaactttcaaaaattattgCCCAGTCC
The DNA window shown above is from Sminthopsis crassicaudata isolate SCR6 chromosome 2, ASM4859323v1, whole genome shotgun sequence and carries:
- the WDR20 gene encoding WD repeat-containing protein 20 isoform X2; the encoded protein is MATEGGGKEMNEIKTQFTTREGLYKLLPHSEYSRPNRVPFNSQGSNPVRVSFVNLNDQSGNGDRLCFNVGRELYFYIYKGVRKAADLSKPIDKRIYKGTQPTCHDFNHLTATAESVSLLVGFSAGQVQLIDPIKKETSKLFNEERLIDKSRVTCVKWVPGSENLFLVAHSSGNMYLYNVEHTCGTTAPHYQLLKQGESFAVHTCKSKSTRNPLLKWTVGEGSLNEFAFSPDGKFLACVSQDGFLRVFNFDSVELHGTMKSYFGGLLCVCWSPDGKYIVTGGEDDLVTVWSFVDCRVIARGHGHKSWVSVVAFDPYTTSVEESDPMEFSGSDEDFQDLLHFGRDRANSTQSRLSKRNSTDSRPVSVTYRFGSVGQDTQLCLWDLTEDILFPHQPLSRARTHTNVMNATSPPAGSGGTNPGSNGNSITMPGNSVPPPLPRSNSLPHSAVSNAGSKSSVLDGAIASGVSKFATLSLHDRKERHHDKDHKRNHSMGHISSKSSDKLNLVTKTKTDPAKTLGTSLCPRMEDVPLLEPLICKKIAHERLTVLIFLEDCIVTACQEGFICTWARPGKVGLLSSQNQANSPSGTVV
- the WDR20 gene encoding WD repeat-containing protein 20 isoform X3, which translates into the protein MDNALFVHSLDKKRNWTCDFIELVKKLSLLVQAADLSKPIDKRIYKGTQPTCHDFNHLTATAESVSLLVGFSAGQVQLIDPIKKETSKLFNEERLIDKSRVTCVKWVPGSENLFLVAHSSGNMYLYNVEHTCGTTAPHYQLLKQGESFAVHTCKSKSTRNPLLKWTVGEGSLNEFAFSPDGKFLACVSQDGFLRVFNFDSVELHGTMKSYFGGLLCVCWSPDGKYIVTGGEDDLVTVWSFVDCRVIARGHGHKSWVSVVAFDPYTTSVEESDPMEFSGSDEDFQDLLHFGRDRANSTQSRLSKRNSTDSRPVSVTYRFGSVGQDTQLCLWDLTEDILFPHQPLSRARTHTNVMNATSPPAGSGGTNPGSNGNSITMPGNSVPPPLPRSNSLPHSAVSNAGSKSSVLDGAIASGVSKFATLSLHDRKERHHDKDHKRNHSMGHISSKSSDKLNLVTKTKTDPAKTLGTSLCPRMEDVPLLEPLICKKIAHERLTVLIFLEDCIVTACQEGFICTWARPGKVPSKYFSFSNQEDRMQGILLDQN
- the WDR20 gene encoding WD repeat-containing protein 20 isoform X1 — translated: MATEGGGKEMNEIKTQFTTREGLYKLLPHSEYSRPNRVPFNSQGSNPVRVSFVNLNDQSGNGDRLCFNVGRELYFYIYKGVRKAADLSKPIDKRIYKGTQPTCHDFNHLTATAESVSLLVGFSAGQVQLIDPIKKETSKLFNEERLIDKSRVTCVKWVPGSENLFLVAHSSGNMYLYNVEHTCGTTAPHYQLLKQGESFAVHTCKSKSTRNPLLKWTVGEGSLNEFAFSPDGKFLACVSQDGFLRVFNFDSVELHGTMKSYFGGLLCVCWSPDGKYIVTGGEDDLVTVWSFVDCRVIARGHGHKSWVSVVAFDPYTTSVEESDPMEFSGSDEDFQDLLHFGRDRANSTQSRLSKRNSTDSRPVSVTYRFGSVGQDTQLCLWDLTEDILFPHQPLSRARTHTNVMNATSPPAGSGGTNPGSNGNSITMPGNSVPPPLPRSNSLPHSAVSNAGSKSSVLDGAIASGVSKFATLSLHDRKERHHDKDHKRNHSMGHISSKSSDKLNLVTKTKTDPAKTLGTSLCPRMEDVPLLEPLICKKIAHERLTVLIFLEDCIVTACQEGFICTWARPGKVPSKYFSFSNQEDRMQGILLDQN